Within the Sarcophilus harrisii chromosome 2, mSarHar1.11, whole genome shotgun sequence genome, the region tTTATTTGAAGCTTGATAGTTTGTTTGCAAAGTATTTATCTAATTTGACATCTTTTGCTATAcataagaaaaatacaatgatGCTAAGAGAATCAAGGTTGTTACCTTAACACTCCATTAAACAAAAAGCTCTACTCAGTTATTTCCtgccatatatatgtatctatggtGGGCACATGATTCAGATGCATAAATACCAAACTGtacctaccctttgatccagtaataggACTCCTGGGCATGTATGGTCAAAGACAGAAACCACAGGTCTAATATACgtgaaaatattcaaaaatggCACTTGTGGTAGTAGtaaaaaaccagaaacaaacTAAATACCAttaaattagggaatggctaaaaacaaaaataaacctagAACATAAAAATTGAGCTTTGATGTACCAGGATTTTCAGTAATCTAACTTTGCTGAAATTCTAACCATAAATAACACTTCTGTCCTTTCATGTCTTCTATTCCCTTACTCCCAAAGTTTGCTCCTTGTCCTTCCTGAAACTTCTAGTCCTCAGCTCCCTCCCTGTGCAAAGAGATATTGCTCTGGACTCATGTTCTCCaccttgctcatttttttttttttttcttttccctttgctgaggtaattgggattaagtgacttgcccagggtcacacatctaggaagtattaagtatctgagaccacatttgaactcagatcctaatttcagggctggtgttctatccactgtgccacctagctgcccctaccttGCTCATCCTTAAGCATAATGCAGCAAAGAGAGTTCCAATTTTGGAGGCACGAGACTTATGTTGCATTTCCAACCCTGTCATCTACTCTATTAATCaacaagaactttaaaaaatgcctgctatgttccaggcattatgttaagttctggggatacagatagaaaaaaatcatagatgaaGAACAAAAAACGAATACAAGGTAGTCTGAGGAAGGAGAGCACTAGAAGCTAGAAAGTTAGTGTGGATAGGAACCCACAGAGACTTTAAGTAGAAAACAGTGCTTAAGCTGAGTCCTAAAGCAGAGATTCTGAAAAGCAGAGACCAAGGAAGGAGCACATGCTAGGCAAGGAGCACTGCCAGTACAAAGGTAAAGGGTCAGGAGATGAAAGGAGGCGTGTACATGAAAGAGCTGAGCTGGCTCTGGATGGAAGTAGGCACTGAAGGGAGAGGTGTATGACTGCCAAGGCAGGAAGGGAGCCAGGGGGTGAGCTCTAAATGCCAaaccaaagagtttttatttagttttagagGTAAAAGGGTGCATAGGAGTCACTGGGCCTCAGCCAAGAATCTTACTGCCTTGGTAAAAAACGGAATGAAGAAGGCTGGAATTGCCAGTCCATTTGGGCCAGATAATCTtgaaatctataatcttataaatgtaaaaaattaccgtATAGTACAAAATATGAATTTGGAGACATGAAACagtcaaataaataaacagaaccaaaggAACACATAGATGATAACAAGGCAATGAAAAGATCTCTAACACAAAGCCAAACTCTAAGTAACTGCAAAATGACTGACAGTCCTAGAGAAGTGAAAATGAAATCTCCTGATCTAATGGCAAAAACAAGCTACTGTTTAAGACAGGAAATTAACTACACTGTTGATGGGTATTGTGTTTTAACTATTTCTAGTTACAAGGAAAGGTTTCCTACAAATTAGTGTAATGTAAAGACAAAAGgcatcacatacatacatacatatatatattttttcccctgaggcaatatatatatatatgtatgtgtgtatttttttttccctgaggcaactggggttaagtcaCACAGGATcaacagccagtaagtgtcaagtgtttgagaccagatttggatttgggtcctcctgacttcaggactggtgctccactgtgccacctagctgccccatcaaatatatttttaaatatatcggTCATTATATTACCTTGGAGATGTATACCCTTCCAGCTTTGGAGAAACCAGGACTTAGTTCTTCTGCCTTAAGAAGGGAGACATTTGGGTCAATAAGAAGGTCAATTTGGCCCTCCGGAACAGCCAAACTCCATTATAAGTCCCTGGCATCAAAGAAGATCCCTTCCCAACCCCTCCTTGGAAGACGACAGATTAGAACAATCTATTTCCCACACTGAAGTGTAGTCCTTCCATTCTCATTGAGAGCCTCCTTGCCCCCTCCTTCCTCTGTCCTGCTCCCTTCCCTTGACACCTTCAGAAAGCTCTGGAGAGCATCATGGACGGTGGCACTGGGAGGGCTCTCAAACAGGGCTCCAACAGTCTTCTTCTCTAGCCAAGTCAGATGAGACACCTGCcatcaaaacaacaaatcataaccAAGCTAGGCAGGGATAGAATCGTCAGTATCCACTCCACTGCAACCTGAGGTGCACGCTTCACTTATGATGACCATCATGCTGAGCGCATGATCATGGCCGTTTTATTCAGTCGGCACTTATAGACTCATGAATTCCTCAAAGGACAAACCCAATCCGACTGGCCAAGATTATGGCTTCCTAAGGGCCCTAGCAGGAGCTCACCTGGTAGCACCATCTTCCAAGCAGGAAGTGAGACTTGGGGTTATCTGGCTGGAGGGCAATAGCTCTGTCTATATGAtcctgggaaggagaaaaaacagtTACAGATCAGATCTGAAGGGGACAAACTCCTATGTATTCTTAAGGGAACACCATAGAGAAAAGTAGCTGTTCTGAGTAAATAGGATACAATGTGAAGAGCCAGATAGGCAGCCAGTTCCAGAGGTGGGGAAAGGTGTTATTTCTCACCTTGAAGATATAACCGCTCTGGATGCGCCTCTGGATGCCTTCATGCTCGGCCAGCTGACCACACAGCACTGCGTACCTATCGAGAAGAGAAAAACAGCAAGCTCAGGATCTGAAGGTCATGTTCATATCGAAAGGCAACATCTCCATGCCAGAGGTCCAGGGCATTTTTCTCTGTGCCCTGCCCTTCCAATGGTTCTCTGAAGGCCACAACTTCTCCCTCAGCCACAGCCTATGCTCTTTATCATATCCTCTGCCTTTAGAGTCAATCTTTCCAGAGCAGGATAAGGGAAAAGAACATCAGTAAAAAGCCAGCACTGACTAGAAAGTCACTcaaatatgcataccctttgattcagtcgTTACCACTACTTGGTACAAATCTTGAAGATCCTGAGATGgggagaaaaggacccatatgtacaaaaatatttacaggagCACTTTCTGATGTAGCATAGATCTAAAACAAAATGGGtgccatcaaatggggaatggctgaactgactatataattaatataaatattatggattagaattttgtcaaaagaaatgaaagggacaGTTTCTGAGAAACCTGGGAGGACTCCTacgaactgatgcagagtgaagggagcagaaccaggagggcTATTGATGGAATagacaaaatacagaaaaaggaaaagaactttgaaagactcAACAACTCTTATCAATGCAGTGATCAGTCGTGACTCTTGGGAGGCAGATGACAACCAAAGATGCAAAATTAGACATAAATCTTCAAACCTGATCAATTCAATACAACCGTTTTGATGTGACAAGAGGGTTTTTATGGAGGGTATCAAGGCCAGGGGTGATAAGAGTgatacaggaaaaagaaaagagtttttaTAAAACAGTTTTTTCAAAGCACAGAGAAGATTCTAAGTTCAGATGGCGACAAAGACAAACAGGGCAGTATTGGTGCTACTATGTATCATGGTCAATTTAACACAAAATGCTAAGCTTAATGCTATACTAAGGCTTTTGGGATACCCTTTAAATATTGGCAATCCTTTTTCTTACCTACGTGTATGGAAGTGTTGGTTGACTatctcattatttaaaaaaaaaaaaaaaactatgtcaagttatgcatatacatgtatatatcaaaGATGTGtgtaaaatatgtacatacaaacacataagtatacataaatgtggatgtacatgcatgcatacacgtgtgtgtgtgtgtgtgtgacactatagatagatatacagagagattaatagatggatggatagatggagagAATTTCTAAGAAATATTTAAGATGATTCGTAGAGTGTCAAGTTAGTGTCAGTCCAAATATGAGTCTCAGAAACTGCTCATAGAGGGAACGACAAAAAATATAGAAACTTGGAGAAAAGAACAAGAGCTTAATTATGTTCTTATGTTAAAGAACATAAGCTTAAGCTTATGCCACAGAGCGCATGGAAAGATGTCATGAAAATAAGGATTGGGAAAGGTCTTATTTGAAGCTGGCACCagaactgaattttgaaagaaacttgggattctaagaggcagcaATAAGGATGAGTGTGTTCCAAGCAGGAAGGAAATACAGCTTCTGCTAAAGCAGAGAGAGGGGGGATACTGTTGTTATGTGTGAGGACCAAAAAGAAAACCAGTCTGACTGGACCAGAGatactaataaatatttactattatcAAGTATGCTATTATTActgcatccagggctatctccagttGTCTATCTTGCCATTGGATGCAGAttactctggaggggaaagtgaggtaggtgaccttgcacagccctccttcacttaaacccagttcacttgcatgtcaaggCATCATGGTCATTTCATGGTTgtcaaaggacaaacaacaaccaacaACATTATCAGAAATTATTGGGAGCAACTGTGCAAAGAACAATGAAGATCATTACCCTACTAAACCTACTCTCATTTTAAAAGGGGAATTTTGCTTGcagaacaatctttttttttttattaatagctttttgtttttctttctttcttttttggttgaggcagttagggttaagtgacttgcccagggtcacacagctaggaagtcttaagtgtctgagatcagatttgaactcaggtcctcctgacttcagggctgttgctctatccactgcactacctagctgcccccagaacaATCTTAATTAAGCCTCCTGCTTAATGGAATAGTACATGACTGGTCTAGGGGCAAATTAATTTTACCCAAAGCAGAAAAAGATGTGATgccctggttctgctgatttgCCCTTTTCAATAGAAACAACTTGTTGAATGGGCCCTCTTAGAATAGGAAAGGGTGAGAAGACAACTCTGGAGCTTAGGCAGATTGTAAGGGAGAACTTGTTTCTACCCCAGAGTACAGATGCAATACAGAATACAGCACCAATTATCCAATTATTAGTGTTGATTAAAACTTTGAGCAATATattgtaccaggcattgtgtgGAAAAGATcttgttctcttccttccctgTATACCAACTTCTTACTGAATGCAATTAACTAGCCTTCCTGTTCAGTGTTTCATGACTATGTTGTATTTTCCTAATTGTTTGACTAAAAAATAGTTTGACtttaaaaaaggggaggagaCAATTAGGCCAAAGGGCCTGATAAGTGAGAACCAGAGTAGACAGATGTGAAGTCCATCAAAAACCAGAGAAACCTTGCACTCTGTCCCCCTTTCCAGATCCACAGACAGGCCAAgagaatagcaagaaaaaaaaaaacatggcataGCAACATTTTCACTGAAACTAAGAATTCTGGCCCAGACTCCCAGGACAGCTACTAGGGCTTTGCttcatgaaatcacaaatttttaaaaaatacaacaataaaaGAATCCATCCCATAAACCATCAGACTTGGCAGTTCTGTTCACTGTACCCAAAGTTCAGGGACAGATATCCCCACCCAAGCTAAACAAAAGCCAAAGTTCATCAGTTAGGACTGCATTATAGAACAAGGTATCACCTAGCAAAGAGATTTAGATATTAGCCCTGCTCATCTCAATCCACCTTCACCACTGActccaaaacaactcatttttcTGAGCCTTGTCTCACTATGCTGGGTTTCTCTATTTCACCTCCAGAGTTGTTTGgtcaaaacaaaccaacaaacacaCAAAATTCCGGCACAGTTCTGCCCAAACAGCCTTGCTCCAAAAAAGCAGATCCTTCTGGCTTTTTATAAGGGGCCAAACAGGAAGCCAAACCAGGGCTGTCCTGAAACCTCCAGGCAGAGCTGTCTCTGGTCATTgccaagaagaaaaatacaagacCCACCCTGGTCATGGGGCAGTGAAAGCTGGCTGAGTCAGAGTCCTAAACAAGCTTCCTGTGTGTTCCCATGGTTAGTTCTTCCCCCTTGGAGCCCATTATTTACCACTGGTGAGACTCAGcactttcctcccctttctccagGGCAGCCTCTGCTTCTTCTTTtcctaaaagataaaagatagtaCCTGAAATTAGCAATATGCTGAAAAGGATTCTTTCCTACCCAAAGCCTAGAAGGATCCTCTTCAAAAAGAACAGGGGATAGAAAAATGCCTGCTCTAGTCTCACTTTTCAGTACTCGGTTGGAGCCAATTTAGGAGTGACAAGTCAGAAATACATTCTTTATCTCCAAAGACATGGACTGCTCAGATACCTCCCCACCCCTAACACTTATCTCCTCAATTGCTCTTGTACTGCCATCCTTAAGAAAGTGCCTGTAAAGTTCTTGGCAAACTTTAATGTGCTGTGTCAATGTTGGATCTTATTtgaattagaataagaaaattagaaaaggggAGATAAGTTCTCATAATTTTTAAGTAGTGAGAGGTTTGAGGATTGCTTCTGAAACCAAAAGGTTAAGTATACTGATTAATTAGAATCTGCAGGGAGGTGAAACTGGATTTTGTCAATAGAAAGTCTcctcaaggggcagctaggtgacgcagtgAATAGAgaagcagccctgaagtcaggaggacctgaattcaaatgtgatctcagacacttaacacttcctagctgtgtgaccctgagtcacttaaccccaattgcctcagcaaaacaaactttctcaaaagagaaagaagcatagtattttttttttaactttttaaagtttagtgACAATTTTCagggtggtggttgttgttttttaaattggtgGCAGTATAAATTTAGCCCAATCTCCCTATACCATTCTATCTCCCTATAATACCATTCAAGAAGAATTTAGTGTCCAAAATTAGTGAAGCCCTATAAGGACTTAAATTATCAAATACGGACACCCAGAAGCCCCTTTTCCTATTACACAAGCACAAACTGGTTTAAAGGCAAGATAACATAGCAATGTGACTTCTGAAGTTCCTTTTAGGCCCAGGATTTAGAGCAACCTCACAGATGGCTGGCTTTGAAAATAATTACCACAAAGAATAACCCAGAACCCTGATTATCAATGTGGAAGTACTCCTTGCTCCTAAGGACAAAAGTTTTTGTGATAAGACGGGTTGGGTGGATCATGACAACACGGGGCCAATAGCATAGAATCCAAGATTTAATGGGCTGAAGTAGGTGAAGCGGTCAACTCATCCACACTAAATCTGAAACCCTCCACAATATCCTCAGTAGGTGGTCATCTGGTCTTCACTTGGAAGACTGGGCCTTCGCCTCTCACCCTTGACAAGAAAAATTACTTCACTATCACTTAAGGCAACCAGTTAATACTTTAAGACAAGTATAATTGCTAGAGTGCTTTTCCTATATTATATTAAGCACAAAATCTTCCTATAGTTTCTGCCCATTAATCCTAGTGCTGCCTAAGGCAAGTCTACAAGTTCCAGGATTGAGGCATCAAGGCAGCAGAGGGGAAAATGCCTGGCTCCAAATCACGAAGATCCAAGTTCAGATCCTGCTGACTAATTTTTGGATGCCATTGTGtaacactaggcaagtcacttaaccatccCTAGCCTCAGTTCCCCCATCTGTATAATGAGGTATTGAAtttgatggcctctaaggtccttttacAGCTAACACCTTCAGCAGAACACTAAAATGATTTCCCAAGGTGACCAGAAGAATCACTACCTTAACATCCTTTGTAAAAATGGAATACTACTTGTACTAACTACCTGTACCTGAGGTTGTGAGGACAgcattttataaactataaagtgAATTCAAAGCAAATCTTGGGTACAGACCAAATACAATTTAGATAAGGATTGGCCCTGTCACCATGGAGGTTATAGTCCATTAGATAGAACTAATACACATATCAGATAATGACAATATACTTACTGTACATACCAGAAATCTACAGCACATTACTGAGTGATTTCTCTGGTGTCACATGAACCAGTGGAGagcagagttttaaaaaaaaaaaaaaaagtacaaggcAGGCTGCGAGGGGGAGGAATCACGGAAGATTTCAGTAGAAGAGTAACCTTGGAACATGTTTAAATTACATTCAGTtgaaatttaaagacaaaaaagggatTCAGAAGGAGACATATAAGGGTAGAAGAGGCAATGGTATTGGGGAGAGAACCCTGAATATGTATTCAGAGGACATGCATTCAAATGCAAGCTGCAGCTTCtgttaatttctttatctgtaaaataagaggctgGATAAGGCCTATTCTGGCTCTAAGTTACGATCAGGGGCAAGCCAAATTTGTGTAAAATCTTATTGTCGGCCCCACAGGTAGGTAGCCTGTCCAGATCCAGAATTAGCTGCTCTGCCCTCTCCATGAAATGCCTACATCTTAGGTGGAGAAGCCAGAATCCATAATGGCTAAGTGACCTGCCTTAGGCTGGCCTGCCCCGAGATGCCAAGAGCCCCTTTGAATGCTAACCAACCTGTGCCAAACCCATACTTGCTGACTCAGCCCTTTAGGCCACGTACTCTTATAGAAAGCACCTTGGATTTAGGATCAGAAGACTTGAACCACATTTTAGCTGTGCTCCCTGCTCTATTTATGTGACCCCAGCAAAATATAACTTCTGTAGGCTTGGTTTTCTCTTGTAAAAATAAAGGCCAAAACCAGAAGGCCATCCAAGGTCACCCTCCTTTCCCCTGCAAAAGTCAAGTGGGTGCTCACCACTTTGGGCGTatgattttttctcattcattccctCGGAGAGGTCACACATGTCACTGTAGGCCCGGGCCAGGCGCCACAAAAAGTCTTGCCGACTTCCATACTGTGAATGGAACAAAAGAGTTGAAAGCACTTCTCATTCCACACCCTGGGCATCGGGGATTCCCTGCTCTAGCCACCATGAGACGCTTTTGCTGGGGTGAGCAAAGAGCCCACAGAACTCCCAGGTCTGTGCCCCAATGAACCTTGCCCAGTGGGATAATCCTCAACAGGTGAATGGTGGAAATGACACTTAACAGGATGCAGGTAGTATATCTGTGATGAAATGGAGAAAGCCTTCAGCTAAACATTTTGCTAACAAATCCCAAAAGGTCAAATCTCAAACCATCCATTCCTTTCCCCACTCTCCCACCCCCGAATGGAAGCCTTTTAAAAACTTGTGATGCTGCATGGCATCCAAAGACCTatggggaaattggaaatgagAATGGGGAGCCTGCTGTGTCCCAGGCCTAAGCCAGGGACAGGGAAACCCAGACCACTCGGAGCATGATGTAAGAAGAGTTTCACCAGGGTGGAATTGTATCCTGGTTTTCTTTTGAAGGGTTTTAGTTTCAACACTCTTCTCTAAACAGGTGGAAAAATGTTTTAGATTACCCCTTCTAGTTCTTATTTCAGTCCTCCTTCAAATGGGACAAGACTGAAAGCTTGGGCTCTAGGTACTATGGTAGGAAAGCGAATGGGATGGGGCAAAGAACTAAGGGGGGAAAAGACATGTCAGCTTCTTTTACAAGTTTCTCCACCTGCTGAACAGCAGAaccttttcacttatttttccattttcctcatttttgctttttttaaagttgtttcctTAGGCACCAAATATTTGCCAGACTTGAAGATGTAACAATCTTCTGCTGTTTCATAAGGCAAGGGAGAAAAGGGACAGGTAGATTCTGGGAGAAGGAAAGACCAGTCTCCTGTTGTCTCCACCTCCTCTACCCTATCCCAACGCCAAACACAGAAAAAAGTTTATCCCATCTGGATATGGATTTTCTAATTGTAACTCACACCTGATGTGGGGGACACAATGATTTAATATTAGGCACTGCCAGCACTTGCTGCCACCCACAACTTGCCTTCTGAACTACCCGTGCCCGGCTGCCCTTGCTCACTTCGGGACAGCATCAGGGATGGGGAGGGGAGCATTACCGCCAGCTTATTGTTGAGGAGCCTCTGGAAACCTTCTTGTTTGTTCTGCTTGTCACCCTGGTGCAGCTCATCCGCCTGCcgcagcagcaggagcagctcCTCTCCACCGGCAGAGTCCACCGGCAGAAGGGAATCCCCCTCGCCAGTCAGGTCCTGGGAGTCCCTTCGTCCTGTTTTCACTGTTTCACAACTCACTTCATCTTCATCCtcctcactttccttttctgtctcccaGTCATAGTCAGACTCTGCATTAGCTGTTGTGTACCTGGGGTGGAAAGCATGTTGGACATCATCACTCAGACACACAGACTGACTCCCCAGGTCCCAGAGGAATGGGTGCCCACTGAGTCACCCCCAAACAAAAGAATAGCTAATGCATCCAAGTCTAAGTGTACCAAGGAGTCAGTCAGTAAGCACTTAAGTGCTCACTCTGTACCAGGCACTGCGACAGGTATGGCATATACTTCTCTGAAAGAACTCACAGAatcatgggagaaataaaatacagaCAAACATATGCAAATAAGATATATCCAAATAAATGGGCTAGTTTGAGAAGGCATGAAGATtaaggactgggaaaggcttcctgcaaaAGGTAGGACTTTAGCTGAGACCTGAAAAAAgccaggaggaggaaaagagtttCAGGCATGGGGCACAGTCAATAAAAAAGACCCAGAATTGGGAAATGGAATGCCATGTACATGGAACAACAAGGCCAATGTCACTGGTCTGCAGAGCATTGGAGAAAAGTatggtgtaagaagactgaaatggCAGGAGAGGATCAgcttatgaagggttttgaaagccaaacagaaaattttacatttaattgtggGAGTCATTGCAGTTTATGAAATAGTGGGCTAACATGGTGAGATCCATATTTTAAGAAGATCAATTTAACAGCTGAGTGGTTTGTAGTAGGAAGAGATTTAAGGCAAGTAGTAGGAAGAGATAAGACTGCAGGTAGTCCCATCATGAGATAATTTAGGTCTACATCAGGGTGGTGACAGTGTCAGTGGAGAAAAAGAGGAACATTTGAAAGATGTAGAAATGACTGGTCTTGACAACTGAATGGATATAGGAAATACCAGCTGACAGTACGCTTTTCTCAAAGGCACTAACACGTTACTCCGCATACTGCAGGCAGATATGCCTCTAAAATTAACACCgtggtagaaaaggaaatagttgaGTAAATGGCCATGAGAAAATACAGCAGTCTTCTTCTTATGGAGGCAAGTagctacataaatatttatattatatttatgtatataaatacactaTATAAAGTCCACTAACTACTACCCTATGAAACCCTTCCCAGAAGTATAGTTAGTAGGTTTTTAAGCTGCTTCTGTAGTTGTCACCCCATAAGCTAGGTACCTTAACCTTGGATTCTAGTCACTAAAACAATATACTTTCTGCTTTGTTCAGGGATTGCAACTTTCCAATGACAAGATGGGTCCACTCAGCTGGTTCACATAAATTCATATTTCCCATGATCTGGGGAATGGAGTCACAGCCATTAACAGAATCTCAACAACTTTGATCCAGGAGTTAACTTTTTCACATTCAGGAAGTCATGAAATGCTACAATCCATTATGGCCCCTGCTTGCTTTGATAACAGTCTCCTGGGACATAAATTatccaaggaaaacaagaattcAGGAAAACAAGGGGTCAAGAAAGGCCTTAAAGTCCTAAAAAGGCCAGAGACCTAAACATATTTAGTTCTTTTCTGAGCTAGAATTGAAAG harbors:
- the RMDN3 gene encoding regulator of microtubule dynamics protein 3; translation: MSRPGVLGGARSGLGLMLGAAAGLGFLCAFYIHRRKRTPSHGGNWNASNSVGCARAPEPLRQVMLLRPAPGEAGDAVSIPSMPREKQEEVLDRLDFVLSSLTELRQEVEELRNSLQGLAGEIVGEVKSQMEENQRVTRRRRFPFNRERRDSTGSSSIYFSANSGVLLTEGESEGGYTTANAESDYDWETEKESEEDEDEVSCETVKTGRRDSQDLTGEGDSLLPVDSAGGEELLLLLRQADELHQGDKQNKQEGFQRLLNNKLAYGSRQDFLWRLARAYSDMCDLSEGMNEKKSYAQSGKEEAEAALEKGEESAESHQWYAVLCGQLAEHEGIQRRIQSGYIFKDHIDRAIALQPDNPKSHFLLGRWCYQVSHLTWLEKKTVGALFESPPSATVHDALQSFLKAEELSPGFSKAGRVYISKCYRELGNNCEAGQWMKLALELPDVTNEDVVCHKDLEELKVALGE